A single Nicotiana tabacum cultivar K326 chromosome 5, ASM71507v2, whole genome shotgun sequence DNA region contains:
- the LOC142180852 gene encoding uncharacterized protein LOC142180852, with protein MGSALFWYDNWTEMGALYFQVPTEFGIDEDIHNANDLVENGMWNVDKMFESLPEDLAHHIVQNIRPPTESSQLDTPFWMLETRGHFTVKSAWDYLRRRVNPRLAYKMIWVKGLPFKISFFLWKVWKAKLPLDDFLRKLGYSMPSKCWCCANPKEESLLHLFFTSNAARSVWTYFLRRA; from the coding sequence ATGGGATCAGCTCTATTTTGGTACGACAATTGGACTGAGATGGGAGCATTATATTTTCAAGTACCTACAGAGTTTGGTATCGATGAGGATATTCATAATGCCAATGATCTGGTTGAAAATGGTATGTGGAATGTGGATAAAATGTTTGAGAGCCTACCAGAAGATTTGGCACACCACATTGTGCAGAATATTAGACCACCAACTGAAAGTTCACAGTTAGATACTCCTTTCTGGATGCTTGAAACAAGGGGACATTTTACAGTAAAGTCTGCATGGGATTACCTGCGAAGAAGAGTCAACCCAAGATTAGCTTACAAGATGATATGGGTAAAAGGTTTACCTttcaagatatccttcttccTGTGGAAGGTGTGGAAAGCCAAACTGCCACTTGATGATTTCTTGCGTAAACTAGGATACTCCATGCCATCTAAATGTTGGTGTTGTGCTAATCCTAAGGAGGAGTCATTACTACACCTGTTCTTCACATCCAATGCAGCTAGAAGTGTTTGGACTTACTTCCTGAGGAGAGCATGA
- the LOC142180853 gene encoding uncharacterized protein LOC142180853, with protein sequence MDHYTPRVKYDKVLWEFPSRGWIKVNTDGACRGNPGRSSIGFCIRDEAGDLIYAEGRELFEGTNNESEAVAIVEALKMCKNLNYFQIWLQTDSMLLKNIIEESWKPLWYITEHVEEIL encoded by the coding sequence ATGGATCACTACACACCACGAGTGAAATATGATAAAGTTTTATGGGAATTCCCTTCAAGAGGATGGATCAAAGTGAATACGGATGGAGCATGTAGAGGGAACCCAGGGAGGAGTTCAATTGGTTTCTGCATAAGGGATGAGGCAGGTGATTTGATATATGCAGAAGGAagggagctttttgaaggaacCAACAATGAATCAGAAGCGGTAGCTATTGTGGAGGCATTGAAGATGTGCAAAAATCTTAATTATTTCCAGATATGGCTGCAAACAGATTCTATGCTATTAAAGAACATTATAGAGGAATCATGGAAGCCTCTGTGGTATATTACTGAACATGTAGAGGAGATTTTATGA